The genomic DNA CGGCGATCGCTTCGATCGCTTCGTCACACTTCCTCAGTTGCCGCAGGGAATCGGCGAGCCGCAGCCGCAATTCGGTCTCGATCGGTGGCGGTGGATTGCGTTGCAAAGCCATCCTCGCATCGACGATCGCCTCGGGATAGTTCTGGTACTCGCCATGGATCCGCGCCGACAGTCGCAGCACACCGAAGTCGGTAAGGTCGGCGTCGGCGGCGATTCGTAGATGTTGGGTCGCCTGACGCATCGCTCCCAGATCATAGTGCAGGATGCCCAACCAGCGATGGGCGCGAGCGAGTCCTGGATTGATGGTGATCGCTTGTTGCAGGCAACCGATCGCATCGCCCCATCGTCCCTGCCCGCGAAACACATCGGCGGCGATCATATAGGATTCGCTCTGCATGATCGGGACTCTAGAGATCTGTTCTGCGATCTGCATCGCCGCATCGTAGTCGCCTCGGTTGGCCAGTATCGCAGCTTCGATCGCATCGCTCAGCACGGCGTAAGTGGGATGGTCCTTCAGTTGCCGTTGCTGGGACTTGGCGAAGTCGAGATTGCCGCTGTCGATCGCGTTCAGTGCGGCTCGATACTGTTTTCCTTCCCGCATCGAATCGATCGGCGATTGACTCTCGATACGCGTCCGCTGCGACACTTCCACCGTCTCTTTGGACAAATCGTCATCCGTTTGCTGCGTCTGCGAAACCGATGGTTGCGAAGAACCGGAACTCGATTCAGGCCGCTGCGGATTCGTTGCCGCAGTGGGATCTGGGCTGCAGCCCGTCAAGACCGCCGAAGCGATGGCGACCAACACCAACACAAGACTCAGGCTTGAGAATCGTGGGGCGGTTAGGGGCGTTGGGCAAGCGGGTTGCCGGTTCCTTCGATCCATGTCACGTGTCTCGAGTCTTGCGGAAAAGGAAAGGTTTCGGTGTGCCCCGAAGACCATCTGACACTGACGTCGATATCGACAGCATCGGGAGGGACTGTCATCAGGATCCGTGGATCGCTTTGCGAAAGGTAGCTGCCGCCGCCGGAACGCGACAGCGCGCCACGCTTGCCGCCGCCGTTCCACTGGATCGTCGCACCGATGGCGTCGCGGTTTGATTGGGTTCCGATCAGTCGAATCACTGCAAAGTTGTCTGCTTCGGGACGATCTGCTTTCAGGATTGCGATCGGTTCGTCCGCGTTGCAGAAGATCAGCTCCATCGCTCCATCGTTGTCCAAATCGCCATACGCCAAACCTCGGCCCACATGCGACTCTTCAAAATAGCCTCCCGCTGCGACCCGTTGATACGTCCCGTCGCCGCGGTTCTCCAGCAGCAAAGCTTCCTGCGGAAAGCTGGAGTGCTGTGAACGGTAGGAGACGTGGCCATTGGCGACGACCAGATCTTGGTCGGAATCGAAATCGAAGTCGATCGCGACGGTGCCGAACCCAACATACAGTCCACCCAACACGGCAAGCCCCGCGGGACGGCTGACATGCGTAAATGCTGCGGAGCCATCGTTGCGATAGAGCGCGAAGAGTTCGCGCTCAAAGTTGGTGACCCACAAATCCAATCGACCATCGTTATCGCTGTCGACAGTGGTGATCCCCATGCTGCCCGTGTTGACTCCTACGTCGTCGCCCGAGACGCCGGCGATGATCGCGGATTCGGACAAAACGCCTTGCCCATCGTTCATGTACAAAAAGTTATCCGTCGTGTCGTTGGCGACGTAGATATCGGTATCGCCATCAAAATCGAGATCGGCCGCCACCGCGCCGAGCCCCTTGCCGCCGGGGATCAAACCCGATGTTTTTGTTGCGTCGCGAAACCGCCCGGTCCCATCGCCTAGCCACAACATGTCGTCGAGCCCACGAAAGTCCTTTGGTGCGCAGACCTCACGGTCGCCCTGGGAGTTCGCAAAGCATTGGGGATGTTCGTCCCAAGACCAGGAAACGTACTGCGGGATATAGAGGTCGAGGATTCCATCGCCGTTGAAGTCGCCGCAGGCGATGCTGGTCGCCCAGGTGACGTCTGGCAGATCGCCAACATCCCGTTGTTCCTGCAGCGTGCCATCTCCCT from Rosistilla oblonga includes the following:
- a CDS encoding tetratricopeptide repeat protein, with protein sequence MLVLVAIASAVLTGCSPDPTAATNPQRPESSSGSSQPSVSQTQQTDDDLSKETVEVSQRTRIESQSPIDSMREGKQYRAALNAIDSGNLDFAKSQQRQLKDHPTYAVLSDAIEAAILANRGDYDAAMQIAEQISRVPIMQSESYMIAADVFRGQGRWGDAIGCLQQAITINPGLARAHRWLGILHYDLGAMRQATQHLRIAADADLTDFGVLRLSARIHGEYQNYPEAIVDARMALQRNPPPPIETELRLRLADSLRQLRKCDEAIEAIADCPESAEVWACRAQCWETAGDSDSAVDACKRALQVDPDNRIANLVYGRVLAAQREPETAIQHLERALAQEPSDHEAMFLLGRAMIMGKRGEEGKTLIERSTQIKERFLKIADLHLQALENPQDVQVRIELAELTFESEKPQIAAMWYRAVLGIEPNNPTATRALQTLSDN
- a CDS encoding CRTAC1 family protein, which encodes MQQIHFDAKRLWLFLGLALAACCSGCNRGETFTAPTTTPPVALPTSAENASPTTDDLPFQNVTEQTGIDFQFHSGRDAGEFAILESLGGGVAVFDLELDGNMDLMFAGGGGLQNQTVTAAACRLYRNTGDLRFVDITSQAGAPADRFYNHGLFPADFDNDGFSDLVVSGYGGLQFYRNQGDGTLQEQRDVGDLPDVTWATSIACGDFNGDGILDLYIPQYVSWSWDEHPQCFANSQGDREVCAPKDFRGLDDMLWLGDGTGRFRDATKTSGLIPGGKGLGAVAADLDFDGDTDIYVANDTTDNFLYMNDGQGVLSESAIIAGVSGDDVGVNTGSMGITTVDSDNDGRLDLWVTNFERELFALYRNDGSAAFTHVSRPAGLAVLGGLYVGFGTVAIDFDFDSDQDLVVANGHVSYRSQHSSFPQEALLLENRGDGTYQRVAAGGYFEESHVGRGLAYGDLDNDGAMELIFCNADEPIAILKADRPEADNFAVIRLIGTQSNRDAIGATIQWNGGGKRGALSRSGGGSYLSQSDPRILMTVPPDAVDIDVSVRWSSGHTETFPFPQDSRHVTWIEGTGNPLAQRP